The proteins below are encoded in one region of Pseudonocardia sp. DSM 110487:
- a CDS encoding glutamine synthetase family protein, with product MVTDLEQFLAQDGRADEIARVRRLIDESDVTYIYYQFVSVTGRIVGKGAPAAHWERFANNGFQLVYGATANLFTDRHGDYIGYGPESRELVGLPDVETFCVLPWDRKTARVFCTLFRGKEEEEDPGAFLSSDCRGNLKRIHAEFEAETGLHLRAGTEPEMMWLKQNPDGSPSVEGMTKPYCYHIDQFSELQPLIHRVMEYGTAMGLDMIQGDHEDAPGQLELNWQFDRAEYTADRLTTYRQICKQVGREFGAFPCFMPKPFMGVSANGCHHNISLWQGDDGSADGAENVFLPDGDSPRMPSKLGLAAIGGVLEHLNGLTCLTAPTVNSYRRFWDTGFWAPLYADWGFQNRTTALRVSSPDRFEYRSVDSSVNPYLSMAGLIKAMGDGIRRNLDPGPPEERNIYDAMAEGKQVRKIPMTLGDALAALEADEVIRSALPGDMYRVFMHYKRDEWERYCATVSDWDVKEYLDILP from the coding sequence ATGGTAACCGATCTCGAGCAGTTCCTGGCACAGGACGGACGCGCGGACGAGATCGCTCGCGTCCGTCGTCTGATCGACGAATCCGACGTCACATACATCTACTACCAGTTCGTCTCGGTGACGGGCCGGATCGTGGGTAAGGGTGCTCCGGCGGCGCACTGGGAGCGGTTCGCGAACAATGGCTTCCAGCTCGTTTACGGGGCAACCGCGAACTTGTTCACCGACCGGCACGGGGACTACATCGGTTACGGTCCGGAGTCCCGCGAGCTCGTCGGGTTGCCGGATGTGGAGACCTTCTGCGTGCTGCCATGGGACCGCAAGACGGCGCGGGTGTTCTGCACGCTGTTCCGCGGCAAGGAGGAGGAAGAGGACCCGGGCGCGTTCTTGAGTTCGGACTGCCGGGGCAACCTGAAGCGGATCCATGCCGAGTTCGAGGCCGAGACCGGGTTGCACCTGCGGGCCGGTACCGAGCCGGAGATGATGTGGCTCAAGCAGAATCCGGACGGTAGTCCGTCGGTCGAGGGCATGACCAAGCCGTACTGCTACCACATCGACCAGTTCTCCGAGCTGCAGCCGCTGATCCATCGGGTGATGGAGTACGGCACGGCGATGGGGCTGGACATGATCCAGGGCGATCACGAGGACGCGCCGGGCCAGTTGGAGCTCAACTGGCAGTTCGACCGGGCCGAGTACACCGCCGACCGGCTCACCACCTACCGGCAGATCTGCAAGCAGGTCGGCCGCGAGTTCGGGGCGTTCCCGTGCTTCATGCCCAAGCCGTTCATGGGCGTGTCGGCCAACGGCTGCCACCACAACATCTCGCTGTGGCAGGGCGATGACGGCAGTGCCGACGGTGCCGAGAACGTGTTCCTGCCCGACGGGGACAGCCCGCGGATGCCGAGCAAGCTGGGGTTGGCAGCGATCGGGGGCGTGCTGGAGCACCTCAACGGGCTCACCTGCCTCACCGCGCCGACGGTCAACTCCTACCGGCGGTTCTGGGACACCGGATTCTGGGCGCCGCTCTACGCGGACTGGGGCTTCCAGAACCGCACGACGGCGCTGCGTGTCAGCTCGCCGGACCGGTTCGAGTACCGCTCGGTGGACTCCTCGGTCAACCCGTACCTGTCCATGGCCGGGCTGATCAAGGCGATGGGCGACGGCATCCGGCGCAACCTCGACCCCGGCCCCCCGGAGGAGCGCAACATCTACGACGCGATGGCGGAGGGGAAACAGGTCCGCAAGATTCCGATGACGCTCGGCGACGCACTGGCCGCGCTCGAGGCCGACGAGGTCATCCGCAGCGCGCTGCCGGGCGACATGTACCGGGTCTTCATGCACTACAAGCGCGACGAATGGGAGCGCTACTGCGCCACCGTCAGCGATTGGGACGTCAAGGAATACCTCGACATCCTGCCCTAG
- a CDS encoding amino acid permease, translating to MPPKHRHPVQQSDEVLLHYLGYRQVLHRKMGTFSNFAISFSIISVVAAGCVTTYYQALNNGGPVAIVWGWVLVSVFTTLVAMAMAEIASSMPTAGALYFWASRLGGPAWGWFTGWFNLVGQISVTAGIDYGGGVVTTALLNLLFPDLIDTESSTIFIVFTVIVVLHVLLNLLNINILSLLNSLAALWGMVGVGLIVLVLAIVPRHQSVAFVFTETLNNSGFSGDGIGFWYVFGLGLLMSAWTITGYDASAHLSEETQNASRSVATGMVSAVVVSGIFGFFLLLAITFAIPDVQGTLDAGVDAIPYIFTTALNEQWTAFLLFIVLVGQFFCGTSSLQAASRMMFAFSRDGAIPGSRLWRKVSPSRAPINAVIAVGVLSWLIMVPSLFIAVAYVVATSIAVIGLSIAFGLPIFLRIRAGASFEPGAWSLGKHYRWISPLAVAWIVLICVLFLLPVSPQGVPGAEDFDWELVNYAPLTVGGALILFGGWYLLSARHWFTGPVRETGSDLSLAEIEHELRVH from the coding sequence ATGCCGCCCAAGCATCGCCACCCGGTACAGCAGTCGGACGAAGTTCTCCTGCACTATCTCGGGTATCGGCAGGTGCTGCATCGAAAGATGGGCACGTTCTCCAACTTCGCCATCTCGTTCTCCATCATCTCGGTGGTCGCCGCCGGCTGCGTGACCACGTACTACCAGGCGTTGAACAATGGAGGTCCGGTCGCGATCGTGTGGGGCTGGGTGCTGGTCAGCGTCTTCACGACCCTGGTCGCGATGGCGATGGCCGAGATCGCCTCGTCGATGCCGACGGCCGGTGCGCTGTACTTCTGGGCCTCCAGGCTCGGCGGTCCGGCATGGGGATGGTTCACCGGCTGGTTCAACCTGGTCGGTCAGATCTCGGTCACCGCCGGGATCGACTACGGCGGCGGGGTGGTCACCACCGCCCTGCTCAACCTGCTGTTCCCCGATCTGATCGACACCGAGTCGTCCACGATCTTCATCGTCTTCACCGTGATCGTTGTGCTGCACGTCCTGCTGAACCTGCTCAACATCAACATCCTGAGCCTGCTCAACTCGCTCGCCGCGTTGTGGGGCATGGTCGGCGTGGGCCTCATCGTGCTGGTGCTGGCAATCGTGCCCCGCCACCAATCGGTCGCGTTCGTATTCACCGAGACGCTGAACAACTCCGGCTTCTCCGGAGACGGAATCGGGTTCTGGTACGTCTTCGGTCTCGGACTTCTCATGTCGGCCTGGACCATCACCGGGTACGACGCCTCGGCCCACCTGAGCGAGGAGACTCAGAACGCGTCTCGATCCGTGGCCACGGGAATGGTGTCGGCCGTCGTCGTTTCCGGGATCTTCGGGTTCTTCCTGCTGCTCGCGATCACCTTCGCCATTCCCGATGTCCAGGGCACGCTCGATGCGGGTGTGGATGCGATCCCTTACATCTTCACCACAGCGCTCAACGAGCAGTGGACCGCGTTCCTGCTGTTCATCGTCCTGGTCGGGCAGTTCTTCTGCGGCACGTCGTCGCTCCAGGCGGCGTCCCGGATGATGTTCGCGTTCTCCCGCGACGGCGCGATTCCCGGCTCCCGGCTCTGGCGCAAGGTCTCGCCCAGCCGAGCCCCGATCAACGCGGTGATCGCCGTGGGGGTCCTGTCGTGGTTGATCATGGTGCCGAGCCTGTTCATCGCGGTGGCGTACGTGGTGGCCACCTCGATCGCGGTCATCGGCCTCAGCATCGCCTTCGGCCTGCCGATCTTCCTGCGTATCCGCGCGGGTGCCTCGTTCGAGCCCGGCGCCTGGAGCCTCGGCAAGCACTATCGGTGGATTTCCCCGCTGGCGGTCGCCTGGATCGTGCTGATCTGCGTCCTGTTCCTCCTGCCGGTCTCGCCCCAGGGCGTTCCCGGGGCCGAGGACTTCGACTGGGAGCTCGTCAACTACGCCCCGTTGACCGTGGGCGGAGCACTGATCCTCTTCGGTGGCTGGTACCTGCTGTCCGCCCGGCATTGGTTCACCGGCCCGGTCCGCGAGACCGGCAGCGACCTCTCCCTCGCCGAGATCGAACATGAGCTGCGCGTGCACTGA
- a CDS encoding tetratricopeptide repeat protein — MALPMVWEAAAINMTAAEMFEAGRYDESVPLLEQALGVCRSALGPDHPGTMTVAGNLAVACFAAGHRRKGLKLILNNVSDRVRVLGDDHPDTLIARSALAAAHRLTGDADTAIALAKQVVVQRSRTLGSTHSDTLSARMNLALALAAAGDVASAHRMLAATVDDAEATLGARHSHTMALLDVGVAHGLLQEDTYGP; from the coding sequence GTGGCGCTGCCGATGGTGTGGGAGGCCGCAGCGATCAATATGACCGCTGCCGAGATGTTCGAAGCGGGCCGCTACGACGAGTCCGTTCCGCTACTCGAGCAGGCCCTGGGCGTCTGCCGCTCCGCGCTCGGTCCCGATCATCCCGGCACCATGACGGTGGCGGGCAACCTCGCTGTCGCCTGCTTCGCCGCGGGGCACCGGCGCAAGGGCCTGAAACTCATCCTCAACAACGTTTCGGATCGGGTTCGAGTGCTCGGTGACGACCATCCGGACACCCTCATCGCGCGCAGTGCGCTAGCCGCGGCTCACCGGCTGACCGGTGATGCCGACACTGCGATCGCGCTGGCCAAGCAGGTCGTCGTGCAGCGCTCCCGCACGCTCGGCTCCACCCACAGCGACACGCTCAGTGCACGGATGAACCTGGCGCTTGCACTTGCCGCCGCCGGCGACGTCGCCTCCGCTCACCGGATGCTCGCGGCGACGGTGGACGACGCCGAGGCGACCCTCGGCGCCAGGCATTCCCACACCATGGCCCTCCTCGACGTCGGGGTGGCGCACGGGTTGCTCCAGGAGGACACCTACGGCCCCTGA
- a CDS encoding LacI family DNA-binding transcriptional regulator — MRGLVPRRRLKAPRAPGLQPRGRGEVGSVAPPPSYRRPVRDRPTIYDVAREAGVAASTVSRAYSRPGRSTPRRPGRSSPQPGGSATAPPRSPDRSADRPVPSP, encoded by the coding sequence ATGCGCGGCTTGGTGCCCCGACGACGGCTGAAAGCCCCACGCGCGCCGGGGCTCCAGCCGCGCGGGCGCGGTGAGGTCGGATCGGTGGCGCCGCCGCCGAGCTATCGTCGCCCGGTGCGTGACCGTCCGACGATCTACGACGTCGCCCGCGAAGCCGGTGTCGCTGCCTCCACCGTCTCCCGCGCCTACTCCCGTCCCGGGCGGTCAACGCCGAGACGGCCCGGGCGATCTTCGCCGCAGCCGGGCGGATCGGCTACCGCACCACCAAGATCACCGGATCGGTCAGCAGACAGACCGGTGCCGTCGCCCTGA
- a CDS encoding LacI family DNA-binding transcriptional regulator, translating into MMVSDITNPFYGEIIKGAEEAARHAGYALLLSDTSETGQVERDIVDRTMDLVEGVVLGSSRMSDSAIRMIAKQKPLVLLNRQITETSCIVADNPRGVRRAVEHLATLGHTTITYVAGPAASWAEGMRWRALREAGHELELRIRRIDPKDDPTMLTGFDTARRILEEGATAVLAYNDALAIGIIKGLKKLDVHVPDDVSVVGFDNVLLTEVVDPALTTVMAPMRKAGAAGVGNVLALASGAQTSGETLVLPMTLVVRESTGPRRAARR; encoded by the coding sequence CTGATGGTCTCCGACATCACGAACCCGTTCTACGGCGAGATCATCAAAGGCGCCGAGGAGGCTGCCCGCCACGCCGGATACGCGCTGCTGCTCTCCGACACGTCCGAGACGGGCCAGGTCGAACGCGACATCGTCGATCGCACGATGGACCTGGTGGAAGGCGTGGTGCTGGGGAGCTCACGCATGAGCGACTCCGCGATCCGGATGATCGCCAAGCAGAAGCCGCTGGTCCTGCTGAACCGGCAGATCACCGAAACGTCCTGCATCGTCGCCGACAACCCACGGGGTGTCCGCCGGGCCGTCGAGCATCTCGCCACGCTCGGCCACACCACCATCACCTACGTCGCGGGACCTGCGGCGAGCTGGGCGGAGGGCATGCGGTGGCGGGCCCTCCGGGAGGCGGGTCATGAGCTTGAGCTGCGGATACGCCGGATCGACCCGAAGGACGACCCCACCATGCTCACCGGCTTCGACACCGCACGTCGGATCCTGGAGGAGGGCGCCACCGCGGTCCTCGCGTACAACGACGCACTGGCGATCGGCATCATCAAGGGCCTCAAGAAGCTGGACGTGCACGTACCCGACGACGTGAGCGTCGTCGGATTCGACAACGTGCTACTCACCGAGGTGGTGGATCCGGCTCTGACCACGGTCATGGCACCCATGCGCAAGGCGGGCGCGGCCGGCGTCGGCAACGTGCTGGCGCTCGCCTCCGGGGCACAGACGAGCGGCGAGACCCTCGTGCTCCCGATGACGCTCGTGGTGCGCGAGTCGACGGGACCACGCCGCGCCGCTCGGCGCTGA
- a CDS encoding ATP-binding cassette domain-containing protein, with protein MGERLLSVEDLVVEYRPKRFRAKPFRALGGVSVAVDAGQTLGLVGESGSGKTTLGRALLGLAPVTAGRITFAGEDISHAGRAQRRRLSRDLQVVFQDPYSSLNPAMEIGEILAEPLTVQGVSAQAARARIMELLDRVGLPQDAVHRLPREFSGGQRQRVAIARALALQPKLIVCDEPVSALDLTTQARVLDLLLQVQRDTGVAYLFISHDIDVVRHVSHDVAVMYRGEIVEHGPAQRVTVDPEHSYTRRLLLASPVADPDRQQERRAERARLRAQERGRAGVAV; from the coding sequence ATGGGCGAGCGTCTCCTCTCCGTCGAAGACCTCGTGGTCGAGTACCGCCCGAAGCGGTTCCGGGCGAAGCCGTTCCGGGCGTTGGGCGGCGTCTCGGTCGCGGTCGACGCCGGCCAGACCCTCGGGCTGGTCGGCGAATCCGGTTCGGGCAAGACGACCCTCGGCCGTGCACTGCTCGGTCTGGCGCCGGTGACCGCAGGCCGGATCACCTTCGCAGGCGAGGACATCTCGCACGCCGGGCGTGCCCAGCGTCGCAGGCTGAGCCGCGACCTACAGGTGGTGTTCCAGGATCCGTACAGCTCGCTCAATCCCGCGATGGAGATCGGAGAGATCCTGGCCGAGCCGCTCACGGTTCAGGGCGTGAGCGCACAGGCGGCGCGAGCGCGGATCATGGAGCTGCTCGACCGGGTCGGCCTGCCGCAGGACGCCGTGCACCGACTGCCGCGGGAGTTCTCCGGCGGCCAGCGCCAGCGCGTCGCGATCGCCCGCGCGCTGGCGCTGCAGCCGAAGCTCATCGTGTGCGACGAGCCGGTGAGCGCCCTCGACCTCACCACGCAGGCGCGGGTGCTCGACCTGCTCCTGCAGGTCCAGCGGGACACAGGAGTTGCGTACCTGTTCATCTCGCACGACATCGACGTCGTGCGGCACGTCAGCCACGACGTCGCGGTGATGTACCGGGGTGAGATCGTCGAGCACGGACCCGCCCAGCGCGTCACCGTCGATCCCGAGCATTCGTACACCCGGCGCCTCCTGCTCGCGTCACCGGTCGCCGATCCCGACCGGCAGCAGGAACGGCGCGCGGAGCGTGCGCGGCTGCGCGCACAGGAGCGGGGACGGGCCGGGGTCGCTGTCTGA
- the tnpA gene encoding IS200/IS605 family transposase, translating into MCDPRGTASSGRSNNNVVYRCTYHVVWCPKYQRKVIEGAVDDRLQQIIRDVCAERDARIIELETMPDHVHLLVSRDPQYGIHRLVKQIKARSSRYIRQEFPAVRSRIPTLWTNSYFVATLGGAPLEIVKQCLANQRNA; encoded by the coding sequence TTGTGCGACCCGCGCGGTACCGCATCCAGCGGCCGGTCGAACAACAACGTCGTCTACCGCTGCACATACCACGTCGTGTGGTGCCCGAAATATCAGCGCAAGGTCATCGAGGGCGCCGTTGACGACCGGCTCCAACAGATCATCCGCGACGTGTGCGCCGAGCGCGACGCACGCATCATCGAACTGGAGACGATGCCCGACCATGTGCACCTGCTCGTGTCGCGCGACCCGCAGTACGGCATCCACCGTCTGGTCAAGCAGATCAAGGCTCGCTCGTCGCGGTACATCCGCCAAGAGTTCCCGGCCGTCCGGTCCCGCATCCCGACCCTCTGGACGAACTCCTACTTCGTCGCCACCCTCGGCGGAGCCCCATTGGAGATCGTCAAGCAGTGCCTCGCCAACCAGCGCAACGCCTGA
- a CDS encoding RNA-guided endonuclease TnpB family protein produces the protein MEETVRYTYRLRPGAQAERALMAEWHRCRWLWNEAVHQRRIGNKPNRATVARMLTAARKTSSWLRAGSQNAQACMLETWALANKHSYQVRGRAKPAIKKKHKTLPSLGYNRNGFAIVDGRLRLPKGTTIPVVWSRELPCEPTSVRVFQDSLGHWYASFVVRREVEPTPPAKGGIGVDWGVSTPATTTDPRFDLPYAGHRRRCAAELAKAQRRMSRRKRRRGHPLSNGYVRARKVKARIEKKAARQNTHTARTWAKRVVDHHQLIAVEDFRAKFLARTRMARKAADIGLGTLKTELIERAVRAGRQVVIVAPAYTSMTCSRCLARTTQRLGLAERTFSCPSCGHTADWDRNAAGTILAVAERGGTCVDDVRHALASSPVVAGVVRSELEIPRH, from the coding sequence GTGGAGGAAACCGTCCGCTACACCTATCGGCTGCGCCCCGGCGCGCAGGCCGAGCGGGCGCTCATGGCCGAGTGGCACCGCTGCCGGTGGCTGTGGAACGAGGCCGTGCACCAACGCCGCATCGGCAACAAACCCAACCGGGCCACCGTGGCAAGGATGCTGACCGCCGCCCGCAAGACCAGCAGCTGGCTGCGGGCGGGCTCCCAGAACGCCCAGGCCTGCATGCTCGAAACGTGGGCGCTGGCGAACAAGCACAGCTACCAGGTCCGCGGCCGGGCCAAACCGGCGATCAAGAAGAAGCACAAGACGCTGCCGTCGCTGGGGTACAACCGCAACGGCTTCGCGATCGTCGACGGCCGGCTGCGGCTGCCCAAGGGCACCACGATCCCCGTGGTGTGGTCCCGCGAGCTGCCGTGCGAGCCCACATCTGTGCGGGTCTTTCAGGACTCGCTGGGGCACTGGTACGCCTCGTTCGTGGTGCGCCGCGAGGTCGAGCCCACCCCGCCCGCGAAGGGCGGTATCGGGGTCGACTGGGGTGTCAGCACGCCCGCCACCACCACCGACCCGAGGTTCGATCTGCCCTACGCGGGCCACCGGCGACGGTGCGCGGCCGAGCTGGCGAAAGCGCAGCGGAGAATGTCCCGCCGCAAACGCCGCCGGGGACATCCCCTGTCCAACGGGTATGTGAGGGCGCGGAAGGTCAAGGCGCGGATCGAGAAGAAGGCGGCGCGGCAGAACACCCACACCGCCCGCACCTGGGCCAAGCGGGTCGTGGACCACCACCAGCTCATCGCAGTGGAGGACTTCCGGGCCAAGTTCCTGGCCCGTACGAGGATGGCCCGCAAGGCCGCCGACATCGGGCTCGGCACACTGAAGACCGAACTGATCGAGCGGGCCGTGCGGGCCGGACGACAGGTGGTGATCGTCGCGCCCGCCTACACATCGATGACGTGCTCGCGCTGCTTGGCAAGAACCACGCAGCGGCTCGGGCTCGCCGAACGAACCTTCTCCTGTCCTTCCTGCGGCCACACCGCGGACTGGGACCGGAACGCCGCCGGGACGATCCTGGCTGTCGCAGAACGGGGCGGCACCTGTGTTGACGACGTAAGACACGCTCTGGCTTCCTCTCCTGTGGTCGCCGGTGTCGTGCGGTCTGAGCTGGAAATCCCCCGGCATTAG
- a CDS encoding dipeptide/oligopeptide/nickel ABC transporter permease/ATP-binding protein, whose protein sequence is MSRSLDIPGELPGPSDLVVRSSVLRRVVRNPLGVLALAVLAIVVLAAVFGPMVSPFDENFANIDRMLAPAGGEHLLGTDSAGRDVWSRLLYGAQITLLSALLCAAVAIAIGLPAGLVAGYYGGWFDSVPSWVANLLMSLPGIIVLLSVRAAFGPTVWITMIVFGVLISPGYFRLTRTAVQSVRGELYVDAARVAGLSDVRIISRHIMSVVRAPLIIQTAMVAGVAIAVQSGLEFLGLGDPQQATWGVMLSDGFENIYVAPSLLVWPAVAIGLTTAAFVLLGNAVRDALEDRREVPKAKQAKVAAEPAGDVAASAPGRYLLEVSHLSVGYPRADGGVKLVVDDVSFHVDRGEVLAIVGESGSGKTQTAFSVLGLLPDAARIVSGTIRFDGVSTVEPGDQVVAQARLTPLRGRRISYIPQEPMSNLDPAFTIGYQLVRPMVRVLGISKAAARARALDLLAKVGIPDPQRTFTAYPHEVSGGMAQRVLIAGAVSCEPDLVIADEPTTALDVTVQAEVLDLLREMQAELDVAIVLVTHDFGVVADLADRVAVMQNGRIVEDGPVREVLRSPRDSYTQALLGSMLAEKEPMTAAAATLLTKDV, encoded by the coding sequence ATGAGCCGAAGCCTCGACATCCCCGGGGAACTGCCTGGACCGTCCGATCTCGTGGTCCGGTCGTCCGTACTGCGGCGGGTCGTCCGCAATCCGCTCGGCGTGCTCGCCCTCGCCGTACTGGCGATCGTCGTCCTCGCCGCCGTGTTCGGGCCGATGGTCTCGCCCTTCGACGAGAACTTCGCGAACATCGATCGGATGCTGGCGCCCGCGGGTGGTGAGCATCTGCTCGGCACCGACAGCGCCGGCCGGGACGTGTGGAGCCGACTGCTGTACGGCGCACAGATCACGCTGCTGTCGGCGCTGCTGTGCGCGGCCGTCGCGATCGCCATCGGCCTGCCCGCCGGCCTCGTCGCGGGGTACTACGGCGGCTGGTTCGACTCCGTGCCCAGCTGGGTCGCGAACCTGCTGATGAGCCTGCCCGGCATCATCGTGCTGCTCTCGGTGCGAGCGGCGTTCGGCCCGACGGTGTGGATCACGATGATCGTGTTCGGCGTCCTGATCAGCCCGGGATACTTCCGGCTGACCCGCACCGCGGTGCAGTCGGTGCGGGGCGAGCTGTATGTGGACGCCGCCCGCGTCGCGGGCCTGAGCGACGTGCGGATCATCAGCCGACACATCATGTCCGTCGTCCGGGCCCCGCTCATCATCCAGACGGCGATGGTCGCCGGGGTGGCGATCGCCGTGCAGTCGGGCCTGGAGTTCCTCGGGCTCGGCGACCCCCAGCAGGCAACGTGGGGCGTGATGCTGAGCGACGGGTTCGAGAACATCTACGTCGCGCCGAGCCTGCTGGTGTGGCCTGCTGTCGCGATCGGGCTGACGACCGCCGCATTCGTGCTGCTGGGCAACGCCGTTCGGGACGCGCTCGAGGACAGGCGGGAGGTGCCGAAGGCGAAGCAGGCCAAGGTCGCTGCGGAGCCGGCAGGCGACGTCGCCGCATCGGCGCCTGGGAGATATCTGCTCGAGGTGTCGCACCTGTCGGTCGGCTATCCCCGGGCCGACGGCGGCGTCAAGCTCGTCGTGGACGACGTCTCGTTCCACGTCGACCGCGGCGAGGTGCTCGCGATCGTCGGGGAGTCCGGCTCGGGGAAGACCCAGACGGCCTTCTCGGTACTGGGCCTGCTGCCGGATGCCGCGCGGATCGTCAGCGGCACTATCCGGTTCGATGGCGTGTCCACGGTCGAGCCCGGTGACCAGGTCGTCGCTCAGGCGCGGCTCACCCCGCTGCGCGGCCGACGAATCTCCTACATCCCGCAGGAGCCGATGTCGAACCTCGACCCGGCGTTCACGATCGGCTACCAGCTCGTGCGCCCGATGGTCAGAGTCCTCGGGATCTCCAAGGCCGCGGCGCGGGCCCGGGCGCTCGACCTGCTCGCGAAGGTCGGCATCCCGGACCCGCAGCGCACCTTCACCGCCTACCCGCACGAGGTGTCAGGCGGTATGGCGCAGCGGGTGCTCATCGCAGGCGCGGTCAGTTGCGAGCCGGACCTGGTGATCGCCGACGAGCCGACGACGGCGCTCGACGTCACCGTGCAGGCCGAGGTTCTCGACCTGTTGCGGGAGATGCAGGCGGAGCTCGATGTGGCGATCGTCCTCGTCACCCACGACTTCGGCGTCGTCGCCGATCTGGCCGACCGGGTGGCCGTCATGCAGAACGGTCGGATCGTCGAGGACGGGCCGGTGCGCGAGGTGCTGCGCTCACCAAGGGACAGCTACACACAGGCGCTGTTGGGCTCGATGCTCGCTGAGAAGGAACCGATGACTGCTGCGGCCGCGACGCTGCTGACGAAGGACGTTTAA
- a CDS encoding ABC transporter permease, which translates to MIFFAVRRLAAGAVLLAVISALTYALLFFSGQSIARNILGDMATEEQVALKEAELGLDKPLPVRFVIWAGSALTGDLGDSWFSAQKVADAIFSRLPVTLALVFVSIVLVAVIATLMGMAAATRRGWIDRVVQVGAVVGDALPGFVFAIVLVAVFAMQLRLFPAISTITPGSSVDAWVATLALPVIAIVVNSVASSAQQIRSAVITQLERDYVRTLRSRGIGEREILFKHVLRSAAPAGLTVIGLQFVGLLGGVVIIERVFAVPGIGALAVDATTSGDIPIVMGVVVYTVIVVVVVNLLIDLANGWLNPKVRVG; encoded by the coding sequence GTGATCTTCTTCGCCGTGCGAAGGCTGGCCGCCGGAGCCGTCCTGCTCGCCGTGATCAGCGCTCTCACCTACGCGCTCCTCTTCTTCTCCGGTCAGAGCATCGCGCGCAACATCCTCGGCGACATGGCCACCGAGGAACAGGTGGCGCTCAAGGAGGCCGAGCTCGGCCTCGACAAGCCGCTTCCCGTGCGGTTCGTCATCTGGGCGGGCAGTGCGCTCACCGGCGACCTCGGCGACTCGTGGTTCTCGGCGCAGAAGGTCGCGGACGCGATCTTCAGCCGGTTGCCGGTGACCCTCGCACTCGTCTTCGTCTCGATCGTGCTGGTGGCCGTGATCGCCACGCTCATGGGCATGGCCGCGGCGACGAGGCGCGGGTGGATCGACCGCGTCGTGCAGGTCGGCGCGGTGGTCGGCGACGCTCTCCCCGGGTTCGTCTTCGCGATCGTCCTCGTCGCAGTGTTCGCCATGCAGCTGCGGCTCTTCCCGGCGATCAGCACGATCACCCCGGGGTCGAGCGTCGACGCCTGGGTCGCGACCTTGGCGCTTCCCGTCATCGCGATCGTCGTCAACTCCGTCGCCTCGAGCGCACAACAGATCCGCAGCGCGGTGATCACGCAGCTAGAACGCGACTATGTGCGGACGCTGCGCAGCCGCGGCATCGGGGAGAGGGAGATCCTCTTCAAGCACGTTCTGCGCAGCGCCGCGCCGGCCGGGTTGACCGTCATCGGCCTCCAGTTCGTGGGGCTCCTCGGTGGCGTCGTCATCATCGAGCGGGTCTTCGCTGTTCCGGGCATCGGTGCACTCGCGGTCGATGCGACGACATCCGGCGACATCCCGATCGTGATGGGTGTGGTCGTCTACACGGTGATCGTCGTCGTGGTCGTGAACCTGCTGATCGATCTCGCCAACGGCTGGCTGAACCCGAAGGTGCGTGTGGGATGA